CTCAGTTGGATCCCCATGGACACCCTGCTGTGGCTTTGATTTCTGTCCATGATGCTGTGGATAGTCTCCTGCAGTGTGTCCTGCTTCCCCAAACCAGTGACTGGGTCCCGCAGCCATGCTGCTTTCCCCAGGGAGGGGACattctgtggaagagcagcctgggGTTCTGGTGTGCACACAGGGGCTTTTGCATACCTGTGACCACGGGGAGTGTCACTGCAGTGTTGGGACCTTGGTGTGTCTCAGGTACAAGCGTGCCCTGACGCCACAGAATAACAAGTAAATctaatttgaaaaataaacctTAAGTGTGATTGGTCATATGTGACTCTAATTCTAACTtgtgagaggcagagacacatggatctctgagagtttggagctagcctggtctatagatccatcttctctgtctccagaaaaccaaaacagaaatccAAACCAAAAGAACAAACCCCCATATCAATATACCATCTGGGTGAGCACAGAATCCTAGGTTTGACTGTCCAGGTGGATGGAGTCCTGAGTATCAATgactgaggttgtcctctgggtTAGACATGTATGAGCACACAAATCATTGAAGGCTCCTACACATTTGATTAGCTGTCACAGTCTTCATCATGGGTGAACATGGCTGCCCAGGCCAGGCTCTGTGACTCCTCAGATTCTACTTCCTGACAATGCCCtgcacaggcctgtgccaccatggccgGCTTCCTCTACTCACATTCTTCCTGACTGGCTCAGGCCAGAGACACAAACTCAAACCCTGGTACCAGGTGAGAACCCAATGTCTGCTCCCCAGTAGGACCATAATGTTTTCTTGAGGAAGATCAGAAACCCAGTCTCCCTACTTGTGTCTGACCAGGGATTCAGCACCTGTTGACAATGTTGGTTCTGTGTAAATCCTTGCTGTGGCCCCGTTGTGGTTTTCCCCTATTGGACAATGGAAAAGGACCTGTTAGGTCACATGACCATTTGAGTAATGGCTTTTCTGCCTCCAGAGATGCTGGTGTGGTTGGCAATGACTTGGACCAGAGCTGTGACTGAGGTACATTTGGGTCTTGTGGCTGGAGGAATAAGAGCTGCATTTATGCCTCCCTGTGATTGGCCATCTCTACCAGGCATGGCCAGGAACGACTTCTGCCTGTAAGAGCAGCCTGGTTCCAGTCTTATGGGGCAGTCAGGATGCTGTCCTGGGCCCCAGCATTCTCTTAGGTATAAGCTGACCCTCTGACAATGAAATGTTAGGACAGACTGGACTTGGGACAGAAGTCCTGTCCTAGGAGAGATCCCAGAGGCCAGAATATCAACAAGACAGGAAATAAGGAAGTGAGGGCATATATTTTGACTAGTGAGAAAAGAAGCCAACATGGGACCGAAGCAGCCATGGTGTGTGGCCTGATGTGGAGCATGGAGGGTGAGGCTGTGAACGAGATGCCAGTGTCAGGGAgtaagggagagaggaggcaggattCTCAGGCAGTGGATCTCAGTGTGTACCATGGTCCTTGCCTCTCTCCCTGTGACTTGTGTCCTGgatacaatcttccactctctGAGAGTCCCATATGGGGTATGTATGAGAGCAGGGATAGGAGAGACTCTGAGAAGGATTTCTGGGAGAAAGACATTTATTAAAAGTGTTATTGATTCCAGGAACAGACAGAGAACAGCACAGCCCAGCTCTCAGGGCCACATACAGACAGGATGACCTGGGATCCCAGGACAGGAAATCAGAGCCCACATGGCAGACGTGGGGTTCTCTTCTAGCTGTCCACGGAGGGATATTCCCAGCACCATCCTGCAGCCACATGCTCTGATTCTCAGGGAGAACACAAGGAAAGGGTGGGATGCAGGGTGTGAGGCCACCAGTCACTACTGTGATGTCAGCTCCCCTCCCTGGTGAGAGATCCTGACACCTGGAGGTCTGTTTGCTGAGGACTCACCAACATTGTCTCTCACCAGGCACCTGTGTGTGACCATGAGAGGGAGTCACTCTTTCAACAGTCACTGTTCACTTTGTAACTTTTGTGTCCTCAGGAATCACAGCCATTTCAGCGTACTGGTGGAAAGCTCCTCTTCCACCTGAGCTATCTCATTGACCCACAATATTTTATGtccatttatttataattttaaaattcataattgaaataaatttagaaaaatgttATGTCTATGATTTTTCATCTGAGGAATCCTCATGGTTTTAAATACCTGgactctcattggcctggaactcaccgatTAGTCTAGAGTAGCTGGACATCCAGCCCCATGACTCTGCCTGTCTCTTGCTTGTCCAGGGCTGGATTACAAGTTCCTGCCCATCCCTGGCTTACAATGTGGATGCTCAGGGCCTAAATACGGTCCTTCTCCCCATGAGTAATGCATCTCTGACTggaccatctctctggcccctggcAGGCCTCTCCCTAACAAACCTCCCAACCAGCCCCTCAGCTGCTCCGTGGGATGAGGGCTCTGTTGCCTGGAGTTTAGGCTTCAGTCTGCTGCCTGTAGGGGAAGAAACAGTGTCAGTGTGGCAGCCATGCTGGTCCTCCATGCTGCCTCTCAGCTGTTCTCTGTCTTCAGACAACATGAGGGGCTCAGGGCAGCAAACAGCTCTCAGCAGCCAGTCAGGGACAGGTGTAAAAATCAGCAGGACCTGAGGCCAGTCTTCAGCTGTCCTGCTCAACACAGGGCAAAGCTCTGCTGGTCCCGGAGCCATGGCCATGTCCTGTGTCCCTGTTCCTTCCCCTGACCACTtgtcccttccctctttccctcctgtgCACTCCCCATGAtgcctcccttttccctccctggaGCCTGTCTCTCCAGCTTTCCCTCTGAGTGCAGGCTGCTGCCTCCCTGCAGATTCTGCCTCCTGGTTTGAATCCTGGTCAGCATTCTGCTTCCTCCCAGGCTGCTGCTGTCCCACCTCTCAGCTGCTCCTCTTTCCTATTGGAGGCTGTGCCCTTCTGCTGCCAGGGGCTGCACAGTCAAGTCTTTATGTCTGGGTTTCCATCACACTCCCTGCTCATCTCTGCCTCTGTCCTGTGTCTTCCATTCTCCCTGGCCTTAAATCTGCTCTCAACCGTGTCCACAGTGGGCTCTCATTTGTGTGTACAAAGTCTTGTGGAGTCCTTGTTGGGTTTGAACTTCCTGTGTAACTGCAGGGCTTTGAAGTgattcttttctctatttctgtgcTTGGATTAGGGTGTCTGTCACTGTgtctctatttttgtttcttagaATACTTGTGAAAGTTAGAAGACAAATAGTTTATCTTTCCAAAATGTAACTGGAATGGGAgtagggattgcattgaatttttagattttttgttgttgttgttgcaatgtcataatgtataaaattttatTCTGGTTGTTGAGAGCTGCTTGCTtggcaagctgctttgttattgagtattcATTGAAGCACATGTTTTCACTCTGGCCTTGAGACAGGTATAAACGAGATGTTTTCCCAAGCTGTTTAACTTGTTTGTATGACCTTGGACCATTTTTGTTTTACAGAGTGGTAGTCTAAGAACACAAGTTTGATATGAACCCCTTCCTTGTGCTAATATAACTTGTTTTATTTGTCTATAAAAAGGAGCTGTTGAGTGAACTCTGGGCTTCAGTATTTACAGATAGTCTTCTCTAGCTGATTCCTTATTCTTGCTTCATTTCTCtccatcctcactccccactcaggtactctTCAACTTTGCAGCTGTCTCTGGCATCTGggaatatctttacctgatttagTGTTTCCTTCACTATTAAAAAGTTTATTGTCAGGcagtacacacatatatgtgaatgttggcatatgtgcacacacatgtgcatggtAGTGGACAACCCTGGGAACTGTCCTGTAGGAGCTCTCCACCATAGCTCCTGAGACAGGTCTGTCATTGGCTCTGGTCTTCCCAGTAGGTAAAGCACAGTGAGATCCCAGTGTCTCTGCCTGTGTAAGAATCTGCCGACACTTTATGTGGGTGTGGGGAAAGAAATTCATGCCCTTGTGTTTGTGGGTCAAACACTTCATGACTGAGCCATCACACTGGCTGTTTTGCAATTTCACTCAAGAGTGTTACATTTTCAGACTACAAATCTTTTGTGTTGTTGACTCTCCTGTCATAATGTTGTACAAACAGTGTTTCCCAGTTGTACCCTGATATAgcaataaagcagcttatagcAGGTCTATGAGCAGGGGAGCGAAGAGGGCTGCATTTTTTGTCAGCCCGGTGAAGAAAAGATAGAGGAAGAAGTAGGGGATTAAACCAGTATAgtgagagacaggcagatgtccaggagggaccaggagagagcTCAGAAAGGAAACCTACAAAATGCAAATATCTCTGGGATGTTAACTGGAAAGAAACTAGATTAGTGTACAGGATTTAGAATTGAGCAACAACTGCTCAGTTCTTTTTTGTGaaacttattattaaacaaatataatggaGTCTCAATGCTTTGCATGATACCAGGGTTAAGAcaacagtgaaaaacaaacagttttataaaaatatctttaaccTTGCCTCTTTGAGTCTTCAGGTTCTTCCTTCACATTGTCTTTTTATATGTGAGTCTATTGCACACCATGCTCTCAACATCTACTATATCACATATCCCCAACTCTCTAAGCTGTCTATTTTCCTAGGTTTCCCTTCCTGTGAGGTGTTGTCCCTGAATGCTGGTCTCCCTGAGACCACAGCTCCTTCCCAGTGAGCAGCTGGCCCTGAGGCTGCTGTATGCCTCCTTGCAGGCCTTAAAAGCTGGCGCTGTGTTCACCCGCATTTGCTCCTCTGACTCCCAGCTGGTCTAGAAGGACAGTAGGCCAGAGTTAGTCCTTGCTGAGTTCACCCACCTTTTGTCCTTCTGTTCTCTTTCTGTTCCCTGTACAGGCCCTTCTCCATCCCCCATAGCTGAGAACACTCCCAGTGGGGACACTCAGGTGAGGGCCTGTCCTGGACACTCACCTTTTCTTCCACCAGAGGAAGATCAGCAACACAGAGATGGCGGTTATGAGCACTGCCTTGGCCACCACCATCCCGAGCATGGCTCTCAGGATCACCAGTGAAGGGTTCCTCTGGCCCTCTGTGTCCCTGATTCCAGCTGTGGTGACTGCAGAGGGGAGGGTGGAGGGGCTCCTCATGGTGGTGCTGCCTGCTGGGGAGAAGTGAGAAGTGAGCACATCCtcctggaggaaggagggagggctgaGTGTCACCTCTGTCTCTTATGTGGGATGGGTGCAGCTGTCAGAAGTCCACACAGAGAGGGGAGTAAATGCTGAAAGCTGAGGCTCAGGACAGCAAGCTCAAATGCACACTACCAACTGTCCTGACTGTGTCTTCAGATTTGCGTTTGTTCCCAGATAACTAAGCCATAGAAACCCAGGGACTTTTGACATAAGTGTGTAACACACAGCTCTGATTAGTCCATAGCGGGCTTGTTGCTCATGCCTTGGCATCTGAGTTTAATAGTTTGTGTTCACATGAAGAGCAGGTGAGGAGGGAATGACTcccaagaggcaaaggcaggcagatttctgtgagttcaaagccagcctgatctatgtatGTAGTTCCACAGCACACAGAGCTGAGTTTTCAAACTTGAAGCCAGCAAGAAAGCCTCTTCACAAAAATAATGTGTGTAGCACCTGAGACCCTCCTCTAGGCTCCACATGAAGTAATGTgcaaacatgaacacacatatacacacacactcacacacagacacacacacacatctctgacTTAACAGACCCACGTGTCCACACACACCGTATACATGAAAATGTGTATTAGAAAATACGTTATTTTAGCTGGACATGTATTACTCAGTGTGAAGTCAGGTACATTTCTTTGCTCTTAAACATCACTGCAGATTACATCCTCAATATTTACCTATCTGGAAATtttagagcagaggttctcagtCTGTGGGTCACTCCCCTGCAGGGGTGCAAATCAGGCAttctgtatatcagatatttacactatgattcacaacagtagaaaaattacaattATCCAGTAATAATGACACAGTTTTCTTCCTTGGgtcatcacagcatgaggaatTTGTTACAGCATAAGGAGGGTGAGAACCCCTGAGCTAGACCATGAAActgctcctttcctcccttccttggaAGCTGCAGACTGCACAGAACACTGTGCTGTGGGCGTTCTCTCATGAGAGAGCTATGCCTCTAATGTCGGCACAAGGAGGTGGGGGCtgggcggatttctgtgagttcaaggttggccttTTTTCTTCATAGTTTTAGGAGAGCCATGGCTAAGTGCTGAAACACTGCTGTGTAAAAATCCTATAATAATGGTATAAATAATCCCCCaaaattaaaaagacagaaaaagagccACAGATCAAGGTCGAGATAAACACCACAGCTCGGAGTCCCCAGTTCCTGTGGGACCATGTGTAGGACACAgtgtcaaggctgctcctcagGGCTCCATGTGGAGAGAACACAGTTACTTCTGCATCAGGGACCACAACACAGAGCAGCCTCAGCCTGAAAATGGGGACATGTTACTGCAGAGCCTGAGGGCTTGTGTGGGtgaggtgagggaaggagggagagaggtgtgCTGGGACATGGAGAGGAGACAAGGGGTGGGTAAGGAGAGGTGACAGAGGTGTCCTGTGCAGCTAGGAGGGGAAATGACACTGAGGTGCCAGGGGGCAGTTTCCACCTCCAAGAACATCCAGTGGGACCTACTGTGTGTTCTGGGCTTAGGCTGGAGCTGTGAGGAGACCTGCATGTGGGGACCAATGGGAGCCCTGACACAGGCCCAGGAGAGTCAGGGACATCCTTGAGGAGTTAGTCTCCCTTTAGGCCATGGGAAATGGCTGTGGGCAGGACTGCAGGGTTAGATTGGGAACAAGGGAGTGAGTTGTGAGTGAGGCAGCTGCTGAAGCTTAGAGTGGGGTGTTGTTCTTCTTAAGAGAGAATGTCAGACaaggcagaagaggaagcaaaGGCGTGTCACAACTATGAGAAACAATGCTGTTGACAGAGATGTGGGAGAGCCTAGATAAAGGAATATGAAACAAAGCTGAGAGTTGTGGAGCCTGAGGTGACATGTAGGGACAAGGAAGCCAGAGGCATCAAAGCCTGAGCCAGGGTGCCTCACCGCGGATGATGATGAGTCGGGTGCCATTATATGACTGCAAAATCTTTAAGCCTTCTGTTGACTGCAGATGAACTCTACAGAAATACATGCCTTCGTCATCCTCCTGAAGGTTCAGGATTCTGAGGACTCCATATTTCTGACCCTGTGTCCAGCTCAGGGTGAACCTGTTCTTGAAATGGCTGTGTATGAAACCTATGGTGGAGTTGTAGATAAAGTCCCCATGGAAGTGCTTCCATCTCCAGGCTATACTCATCTGAGGAAATTCTGCCAACTCCCAGGGGAAGTAGAAGGAGAATGGAATCTCGATGGAGCCGCCCTGGACACCAGAGAGACGTGCTGGCTGGTTCACCCCATAGGAATTTTCTCTGTTGGATCCTGCTGCGTTCCCTGGGAAGGATGTGGAAATTAGAGGTCAAGCAAGGGATCGAAAagagaacccagagcctcatgaGCCTTcatcacaggcagttgtgagacaAGGGCAGGACTGTCCCTAGGGCTGTTGGGACAGGACAGACAGGGAAGGTTGGGTCAGGCTCACTCTGAGGGATGAGCTGTTTCTTGGGCAGAGAGGCCTGGCTGCTCCTCTAGCAGACCCCTGTCCACATGACAGCCCACTCTTCCCAGCCCTGTGTTCATTCCTGTGGTTCAGTCCGTAAAGTGAGGTCCCCACACTCACCAGCTTGCAGACACACTGCCggcagcagaagcaggagccAAGCCATGGACAGAGGCTCTCCAGGAAATGAGAACAGCAGAGCTATCAGGGAGGAGACTCTGGAGGTCCCTGGTATTGTTCAGAAGTCAGGAGATGACCGGGGTTAAGAGACACATAACCATCTCCTGTGGAGGACTCAGCGGGAGCAGGACCTCCCGACTTCCACCTCCCTGTGGCCAGCAACTTCCTTTTACATTTTGGCGTCTTCTTTGTTATGGTGCAAGAGATCTGCCCTTGTGGTCTCTGACGAGGTGGCTGTGCCTTTAAGCCTGGCCCCATTTCTGGAGGGGATTTATGGCCTTCATGTTGCCATGCtggcttctcttttcttccaccttGAGCTCCTGTTTGCCATGTCCTTCATCTATACCATGATGTCCCCTTCTTTCtcccacctttctctgcctcccctctcAACTCTCCCATCCCTTCTCCTGTCTTGTTGGTTCTCTGTGTGTCTAAGGCTCTCCCACATCTAGGGAAGAGGCTGCCAGGACCAGCCCACCCCCTTTCAGAAAGAGAAGAGATGATCCATGTCTCTGACCAACTGAGCCTCTACTCTGCTAAGAGATGCTGATGAAGGTGGTGCTGGAATGGATGCTACCTCAGCCCCCAAGTCTAGAACTGAACACCTTATTCTGCTCTTTGCCCCCTTCCTGTTCTTCAGTGACTTCTCACAAATTTCAGGCTGCACCAAGACCTGGTGGACCCTCACCATCCTGGCCTGTTTTCTACTGTTCAGTTCATAATGTCCCTAGGCTTCATAGCTTCCTAGATGACAGTCCCCCTGACCCAGACAGGGACTCTGAAGCTTGTGCTGTCTCTGCAAGACCCTTCGTGCCCTTCCACCTACAGAGGAAGGCCCAGTTCAGGCCATGCAGCATCAAATGGCAGGTCTGAGGGAAGTGTAGTCTCAGTAGGACCTTGTAGGCTTCTGCAAAATATGGAGGCCTCAGCCTGGCTACAAGTCCTCACTCAGCCTCACCTCAAAGGCTAGGGCTAGGTGATACCTTCCCTGACACTCTAGCAATGAGTCCCACTAGCTGTGGCCATTCCAGAACCCTCTTTAGATTAAGTGAGCAAAGAAGGCTCAGAGCAGCAATGTGTCACTCATGACACACAGCCTGGGACATCTCTCAGAGTGGACACAGCTGGCTTCTGACTAGGGTGGGGACAAGAAGGTGGCACAGAGGTTGTAGTGGCCTCGGGGCCACTTCTGTAGGAGGGTCATCCTACCCTCCCCCCACACAGGGTGTCATCATTTCCctgagaggcaggaagacaggaTTGCACAAGAGCAAGGGGCATCATTGTCCTTGAGCAAAAAATATAGTGTTAACTTCCCATTTTGTCAGTCAGAGTTCCTGGCATTGATTGCCTTCTCCATGCTTCCCTGCAAGGGATTATGCAGCCCATCTCTTGAGAAGTTCCAAGTTTAAAATTAGAGTCTTAGGGCAGCATGGCTGTGGTCCTGGGGAAAAGTTTAGGACCTGGTTAATTGAGACACGTTCAGCCTGCTGCATGGAGTAATCAGGCTCACCACATCCTTACTGCACTTCAGAGATACCATTtcctggcaacccacccagatggGGCTTGGCTTGTGACCACAGAGTGTGCTTATTGCTCTTTTTCCCTATCAACAGCTAATCAGCGCACTCCAGGTATTGTTCTAGATCAGATAACCTCCAGATGGCTGGACCAGAACCGTTTATGATCCTGGCACCTAAAGTAAGccagtcattttaaaagtcaacttccTTAATGAACCCTTTCCCAATGATGAAATACCAAGGCTTGGAAACCCCCGCCTGAGTCTTTTTCACATTAAAAAGCCCATTCCCGTAGACCTTGGGTCTGTACTCCTCCCGTTTTGACAGGAAGGTTTGTGACCCTGGCTTGAGCTCGTATCAAATAAACCCTTGTGTGTTctgcaatggactcaactcctggtggtctttttgAGTCTTGAAATCTAAGCACAACATTTGGAGGTTCCACTGAGATTTTGAGATTCCCCAGGCCCCAAGACACTCAATTGTGCCGGCTGGTGAGTCTCTGTGTAGTGTCTCTGTCTTCTGTCTACTGTCATGTGGGTTCTGCTGAAAAGCCTCGAGGTGTTGCTTTACACAGCAAGATGTGGCTAGGAATGGACACGATCAAGAGTTACAACTGTGGGGGTCAAGGGAGACATCTCTGGACTTGGGGTAGACAAGGAATCCTACCTGTCTCTTTTGTGGATGTGGAATCCCACTGTCAGTTGGAGTGTTTTGGTGGACCTGGAATCCCACATGGTAGACGAAAAGCCCATTGCCAGTTACTGTCCTCTCTGTGCTTTTGGTATCCAAGGCAGGGAGGCCATGGCAGGAGTCTGTGAGTCTGTGAGTCTGTGAGTCTGAGCTTTTGGGTTCACTTCTGTTTCCAATTGTAGAAAGACTACATAGCtactttttttgtctttgtctttctattttatttcttgtgtttgtgtgtctttgtattggaCTGTGAGGGTTAATTTGAGACAGATTTCTTCGAACCCCTCGCTATTCCTCCCTCCCCATACCCCTGCACAATTTTTCTCTGCATCATTTCCCACTGCAGCTGGATCATCGAGGGTGCTCAGGTGGTGTGCTCTGGCAGTGGTTGTCATGGGATGGGTGGGTATGTGAGGGTGGGGCCGGGAATGAAATTGTCTGGGACTGCTCCTGCCAGCTAGCTGCTACAGAGTATACCCTCATTGCAGTGGCTGGACCATCCCAGGGGTAACAGCCCTgtaagcttcttctccccccgTATCCCgggcccttcccaattatataggcaaccacatcagccaatcacagccaaccacgctcactcatcagacctgcagcaggcagccagtgggccagtgccacgctcgccttgaccaaatatggacttgtttatcagcagtcagtacatgCAGCAGGCACCATCTTTTAGGCTtggcaacttaatagcctaatagccacgGCTTCCCACACCAGTGGTAACAGCCCTGCCCCCAGCAGAGCAGCACCTGCCCAATCCAAAGGCTAAGGGAGCCACGgtcttggcacctctgccactgcTCTATGGTTCCTGGTCTGGCAGGCTGGTGTAGATGGATGGAGAAAGACCAGACAGCTGTGTACTGTGGTGACTTTgtcttccccatgctcccaacgcTACAGGCTGGGGAACCTGTGGTCATTAGTGAGAGCACGCTTTTGGAATGAAACAGGTTGAGAACAGCCAGGAGCTGGGCGGGCTACACGAGCTTGTCCAGGACAATGGAACAAAGTGCTTGAAATTATGGCTGGGTGGAGTAAGAAAAGTTGTATGgctgtttaaatgtatgtatggccattacAAGTTTATCTCTGACTGATcataaatggttaatatgctctgtatgtcttggttagAGATGAACAGTTATTgcatatgtttaaaggttaaattcaaactcttggttaaaacatatatatgtgtgtgtatatatatatttgtaagatctatagaaacacagatgtttttaagtATCAACCATGTGGCCTGCCATGTGATGTGAGTCCACACCATCTTAATTGCCATGTGGCATGAGGAAGGACAAAGAAAAACTATTCAGAACCTCTTAGTCacaatgaattttgtttatcgtCCTATTTCCTTGTGGACTTAGAgacaactctcattttaaattggtattgatcTTAGAGATTGGATTGGTtgactggtaaaatttggttttgacttttaaaattatggttatgctttgtgactttaCTCCTGaaaagggtactttattttgatattgcaaaaatagATGTCTTCTTAAAAAGCatttaaggctatgaaacatttttatGCTCATCAGATATTTTATAGTAA
Above is a window of Meriones unguiculatus strain TT.TT164.6M chromosome 15, Bangor_MerUng_6.1, whole genome shotgun sequence DNA encoding:
- the LOC110556754 gene encoding paired immunoglobulin-like type 2 receptor beta isoform X3, with the translated sequence MAWLLLLLPAVCLQAGNAAGSNRENSYGVNQPARLSGVQGGSIEIPFSFYFPWELAEFPQMSIAWRWKHFHGDFIYNSTIGFIHSHFKNRFTLSWTQGQKYGVLRILNLQEDDEGITTMRSPSTLPSAVTTAGIRDTEGQRNPSLVILRAMLGMVVAKAVLITAISVLLIFLWWKKRQQTEA
- the LOC110556754 gene encoding paired immunoglobulin-like type 2 receptor beta isoform X2, which codes for MAWLLLLLPAVCLQAGNAAGSNRENSYGVNQPARLSGVQGGSIEIPFSFYFPWELAEFPQMSIAWRWKHFHGDFIYNSTIGFIHSHFKNRFTLSWTQGQKYGVLRILNLQEDDEGMYFCRVHLQSTEGLKILQSYNGTRLIIIRGSTTMRSPSTLPSAVTTAGIRDTEGQRNPSLVILRAMLGMVVAKAVLITAISVLLIFLWWKKRQQTEA
- the LOC110556754 gene encoding paired immunoglobulin-like type 2 receptor beta isoform X1, producing MAWLLLLLPAVCLQAGNAAGSNRENSYGVNQPARLSGVQGGSIEIPFSFYFPWELAEFPQMSIAWRWKHFHGDFIYNSTIGFIHSHFKNRFTLSWTQGQKYGVLRILNLQEDDEGMYFCRVHLQSTEGLKILQSYNGTRLIIIRAGSTTMRSPSTLPSAVTTAGIRDTEGQRNPSLVILRAMLGMVVAKAVLITAISVLLIFLWWKKRQQTEA